In Quercus robur chromosome 11, dhQueRobu3.1, whole genome shotgun sequence, the sequence TATCACTTAAGAAGTTATGAATGGACATAGAAGAGTTTGTCTTTAACATTGTTTTATATGAATTTAAAGAATGATAATAAATATAAgtagatttaaggtttttttttaatattatattatcatAATCGATTATGAtaagttaattttttcaaatgttTAGTGACCGTTTAggtaattttagaaacaaatcaacaaaaacatttacaaataaTGAAGAAAGTCTAAATCAACGATGTGGACACTGAGCtgtttttaagtcaaatttttctctttctaattgATGAATGAACTACTCAAAAAAATGTACACGTTTCTCTTTCAAGCTCAACTCTTTTTAATGTTGTAGTGTAGTGCCCACTTTTCCTAGTTTGTTTCCATATGGAACACTATATATTAATGGAAGATGGTTTGTAATTGTTGGCATGTGGTACGGATGTCATGCGTAACTGGCTCAATCCACATTTAACACACGAGTGctattttgttaattaaatgGCTCTTGATCTAAATAATCGTGGTTATATCTCTAGTATAAGAAAATTGTACTAATGTTAGATGTATGTAATTAAAAGTAAAACTATAAAATGCAAATCTAGGCACATATTAAGCAAGACTATAAGCTATAGATATCGTTCAAATACCATGCCTAAATTTTCCAACGTTTAAGAGGAACcaataaaaacatcaaaattATAGAATTTGAACTCATTAAATGTTGGGGTTCCCCTATTTCTAATTTCCTTAAAATCATACACTGAGTGACTGTGGGACCTTCTTATCTTGATCAATTTGTCCCTTTCCCTCAGGTACAAATTACAAATATCAATGCTTCACAATGTTTAATTAAATTTCCTATTTCATTGATTTCAATATGACCGTTACACAAAGCtttcaataattaattagaTGAGAATAAAATTTGTATGAATGATCTACACGAGAAATTGGAAATTAGGTAGGTGTATCTCTCAATCAGCATGCAATGCATAATAATAGAATCATGTATAGAGAGTATAAGTGCAAACCtcatgtttagcaaaaaaaaaaaatatatatatatatatatatataagtgcaaACTTCATTCTCAAATTGATCATGCGGTTATCATTGTCGTGATCTGAAAATTCATGACACGTTGACACTAGAGGTAGACATGCATTCAAGGACATACATATATAGCTTTGTATATCTCCTTTGTATGCAattgtaattaataaaaatttacttgGTGACATTTAATGTGTGGTAAtaattgaagtgaaaatgacACTGGCCAAATGGTAGTACGAACAAATTCGAAAACCATTTAATGCTTCAATAGTGGAACAAAGTTTTGCTCATCTTCGTTGTCTAACCTATTCAGGCGAATCCAAGGTCCATAATAGGTCTTTAGATTTAGGGGACTTCATAATCTAACACACTTAAAGCGTATCCAATGTCTATTGTTCAAAAGATGCTTTTTTCCGATTAagatttcttcttaaaaaaaaaaaaaaaagttggttaAATCCAAGAGTAATACTAGAGACATAATCATTTCTATTCCCAGATCAATATTCTGTTTATGTGTCaacttttaattgaattttagtttttttttttaaatacatgtaaTGAACTCATGTAAAAGtattaaaatctaataaaaaattaatatataagcaAAGTGTGAATTTATATGCGAAAAGAAGTATGTTTCTGACATTACTCTTTGGCCCTTTATCAACTCTTAAAAATAGCAATAAGTATGTGAagacaaaatttttttcataattactAATGCACTTTAATGTGATTAGTACATAATAAACCTCATAAAAACCATATTATTCTAATAATAGTTGACTCTTTTAACAAATGGTAAAAAGGGGTAATGTAAAAAAACTGTATCATCATGACCTATTGACCTTGTTCTAAAAATAACCAAAGAATAAAAAGCCTGTAATAAAGTACTTTACCCTTGTTCGGTTCCATTTGATCAGCTTATCTAAAAATTCCAGAGGACACTTGGAAATGAAAAACACAATCATTTTACAACTTGCTACATGTAATTGATAAGAGTGTCAGTATCAGTGTCAATGAGCCATTGGATGAGTTGTGGGTGGCATAAAATTGTGCCAAAATTGATGAATTTACAATTTCGTCGTTTTAAAAGTACAGCAGAACTGCCACGATATCTAATGCCGACTCATCAAATTCCTTTTCACGACAAAAATCATTTCCTCACACACtttaaacattaattaattaattaattattatcaaaGGTTTCcccatttaattaaatagtGACTGAAAATAAAGACAATAAATCCTCTCTTATATTATGCGCCACACCTGTGTCGGCAAACACACACTCACACTTCCACTTCACTCACTCTCAAAAAATGGCTTCACCAATACtgctttttctcttctctatctttctctaCAGTTTTCCTCATCTGATCCAATCACTTACCGCCGATCAGACGGTCCAGACCTTCATCATCCGAGTGGACTCTCAATCCAAGCCGTCTGTTTTCCCCACCCATTACCACTGGTACGCGTCCGAGTTCGCCGACCCGCCCCGGATCCTCCACACGTACGACACCGTCTTCCATGGCTTCTCCGCCTCTCTCACGCAAAGCGAAGCCGATACGATCGGCAAAAACCCCTCAGTCCTCGCCGTGTTCGAGGACCGCCGTCGCGAGCTTCATACCACTCGGTCTCCTCAGTTTCTTGGCCTCAGAAACCAGCGTGGTCTCTGGTCCGATTCGGATTACGGCTCTGATGTCATTATCGGTCTTCTCGATACTGGAATCTGGCCAGAGCGACGAAGCTTTTCCGATAGGAATCTCGGTCCGGTTCCGTCTCGGTGGAAGGGAGCTTGTCAGGCCGGGGAGAAATTCACGGTTCAAAACTGTAACCGGAAGTTGATCGGAGCTAAGTTTTTCTCCAAAGGTCATGATGCTTCGGCGAGTGTTGGTGGTCCGATGGTGAGCAACGGTACGGTTGAGTACCGGTCTCCGAGAGATGCCGATGGGCATGGCACACATACCGCTTCCACCGCAGCCGGGCGGTACGTTTTTCAGGCGAACATGTCAGGTTACGCTTCTGGAATCGCTAAAGGTGTGGCTCCGAAAGCTCGTTTGGCGGTGTACAAAGTTTGCTGGAAAAATTCAGGTTGCTTCGATTCCGATATTCTCTCCGCCTTCGACGCCGCCGTTAAGGACGGCGTTGATGTAATCTCGATCTCAATCGGAGGCAGCGATGGCGTTTCGTCACCTTACTATCTCGACCCGATCGCAATCGGATCTTACGGCGCCGTTTCGCGAGGAATCTTTGTGTCCTCATCCGCCGGGAACGGTGGCCCCGACGTAATGACAGTGACAAACCTCGCTCCCTGGCTCACCACAGTCGGCGCCGGCACAATTGACCGGAATTTCCCCGCCGTTATCAAACTCGGTAACGGCAAGCAATTCTCCGGAGTATCGCTCTACGCCGGAGCTCCGATTCACGGCAAAATGTATCCTCTGGTCTATCCCGGCAAGTCAGGGGTCTTAGCTGCTTCTCTATGTATGGAAAACTCATTGGATCCAAACGTCGTCAGGGGCAAAATCGTAATTTGCGACAGAGGAAGTAGTGCGAGAGTAGCCAAAGGACTGGAGGTGAAGAAAGCCGGCGGCGTCGGAATGATACTCGCCAACGGAATGTCCGCCGGCGAAGGCTTAGTCGGCGACGCTCACATTCTTCCGGCTTGCTCAATCGGCGTCAACGAAGGCGATCTCGTCAAGAAATACCTCTCATCAACTCCGAATCCAACGGCCACGATTGATTTCCAAGGCACCTTGCTCGGAATCAAACCGGCTCCGATCGTAGCTTCGTTTTCAGGCAGAGGATTAAACGGTTTGGACCCGAACATTCTCAAACCCGACTTGATCGCGCCAGGTGTGAACATACTAGCCGCGTGGACCGACGCAATTGGCCCGTCCGGATTAGACTCCGATACCCGAAGGACCGAATTCAGCATACTCTCCGGTACTTCAATGGCTTGTCCTCATGTAAGTGGCGCAGCGGCCTTGCTTAAATCGGCTCATCCTAATTGGAGCCCCGCCATGATTCGGTCTGCATTGATGACCACCGCTAATGTCCTCGATAACCGAAACCAGCCGATGATGGATGAGGCCAATGGCAAACCGTCCACGCCGTATGGTTTCGGTGCAGGGCATGTTAATTTGGGTCAAGCTATGGATCCTGGCTTAGTTTATGATATCACCAATGTCGATTATGTCAACTTTTTGTGTGGAGTTGGATACGGTCTCAAGGAAATTCAGATCATAACTAAATCAGTTGCTAGATGTCCTAGGAAGAAGCCGTTAGCGGAAAATCTTAACTACCCGTCAATTGCGGCGTGGTTTTCGAGCGCGAAGGTTGGGGCGATCAGTAAGAATTTCCTAAGGACTGTTACTAATGTGGGTGAAGTGAATGCTGTTTACACTGTCAAAGTTGAGTCTCCGAAGGGTGTGACGATTGTCGTGAAGCCGACGAAGTTGGCTTTCACGGCTGCCGTGAAGAAGCTGAGCTATGTTGTGACCGTAACGACTGATAGCAAGAATTTAGTGCTGGATGACTCGGGTGCGGTGTTCGGGTCGATTTCTTGGTCCGATGGAGTGGGAAAGCATGTTGTTCGGAGCCCCATTGTGGTTACACTGTTAACTCCTTTGTAAGAGGTTTTGATCATTTCGTTTTGATcatgaatagaaaaaaaaaagttgcaggTGTAGAAAGACTACAAGTCGTTACGcctagtagttttttttttttttttttttaatgggtgtttttgttttgaatgtagAACTAGGACTAGGAAGTGCCTAGAACTGGTTTTTCAGGGTGGTGTAGTGTGtaatttcctttaatttttataatttttgttttttttttttttttttttaacagatgttgtgtatttaatatttatagacTTTGAGGACGACTATATATGATACTCAAATGTCATAAGTCATAACTTGTCTATGTAATGAAACTATTATAGCAGAACAAAATTGTTCATAATTTTGTTGTTGGGACAATTATGTGTATGACATTGTTTATGCCAAGCTCAAGCACTTTGTTAAGAAAATTATGTATGGTTAGATGGGCTGAATGTTTCATGTAGCATTGATACTAGTTTCTTTTTACTTGCTTTAATTGTGCCTAAGGTGGTGGGTAAAATTGATGGTTAGGTAGCACAATCATTAATTAAGGACTTTTATAGCCTATGCAAAATTCAAACTGATCACAACAATTTAGAGGGCTGATATTGTTCTAGAATTTTAGAATAAATGGTCCAGAGGACAATTTTCACTTTATTATTCTCTTCTTCTGTTCACTTTTGCAGCTGGATGGTCCAAAGAGCAATGAAGATGGATTTGGTAAAGAGTATCTCCATGTTTTTGCTTTTGCCCCAATTCACTGTCTCtgtttttggtttatgtatATCATTCCTGGTCTAATTTCAATTCGTTTAATTATCATCATATAACATTCTCATGGAAGGTAAAGAATAAAGGTATGTTAGTGTTCCACTCTGTTTTTGTCCTTGGCTTCTTTGTGCCAAAGTTGGTGAGCAAATTGTTGGATGGGAAGCACAATCATTAAGGAATAAGGACTTTATAGCCTGTGTAAAGTTCAAACTGATCATAACAATTTAGAGGGTTGATGTTGTTCCAGAAATTAAATGGTCCTTGACTCCTTTTGCTAATCAGAGTTTATCTTTTGCAGTTTGAATGGTCCAGAGAGTGATGAAAATGGCTTTGGTTAAGAGTTTCTCCATGCTTTTGCTTTTGCCTCTCTATGAATCAAGATGCATGACTCAATGTCAATTGCCCTATCTTTGTTTTTGGTTCATGTATATGATTCTTGGtccaattttaaataatttatttattgatatatCGTTCTTATAtggcataaaaaagaaaaaagaacaaagataTGTGGTTCCACTTGTTTTTGTTGAATGTAATTCTTGCACTGTATGGTAcgttgtttaaataaaattgaagacAGGATATGTTAAGAGTAGGCATACTaagtattatattttatataataaagtaATGTGGTACGTTAAGAAAATATTAGGCTTGATTCCCAAATATTCCCACTAGGTAcaattgtataaatatatattatgtgtCAAACACTAAGCATGTTGGGACCCTTTCAAAGTCTCAATTGccccattaaataaaaaagatgcaCTACTAGTCGTTTCAAATCTTCATTTTTGTCCATTTCAAAGCACTAAagccttcttttcttccttttaaaaaaattcattatatatttgtttcttttatttatatagacATGCAAAATATTAAACTATGTGACATTCTTTATCTTGTCTTTGGAATCTTGGATGCTCATTTCGAGTCTTCGAACTTTTCTCttatgtttttcaaattttgaggtTTCCTATGATATATATACATCGTAAATGaaaagctttttattttatttatttatttaatcaaagttacaacaaagaaattaaaaaggaaaaaagtaaaagatataTAACAAGATGGAAATGATGGATGCCCATTCCTCTTTTAATGTAGAAGATAGAAGAGGGccttacttctttttctttagaagTGCTTCTTCCTAATTTTGTTGTGGCTTTGCCATTAGGCTTTTTGAGAGGTCCTGATCAGTCTGGTGACTATAATTGATTGAGATAGTAGGACCATCACAAAACACCAATAATCTCtgcttttaataaaaaaaaatctcagtcAATCTTTGTCCCATAGATACAACAAAATGGTAATGAGGAAGACCCcactttgctttgtttaattaATCAATATGAGGGGACTGATGGAAAGCTGAGTAACTGACCTTCCAAtctcataagaaaaaaatggaacaaAACAGGTAGATAAGATCATTTGTGTCCATTAAAACTAATTAAAGATCTCAATGATTTGATCTATTTGAGTGAACCTAgaacccaaaaacaaacaattaatcTAGGGGGTGAAAATTGATGAATTTGGTCCAACTAGTTGGCTTAGCTTTTCATGGTGCTAATGACAGGTCTAACATAATGTTAAAATACTAAATATGTTGATCTAATAATCATATTGTACAAAGTCAAACAACCTAATATTGCATAAACATGGCCAGCTGCATTATCATCATGTCACTTTGCTGTAAATTGTCCCATTCTCCTAAGTGCTGGAAAGTATTTTAAAGTAAGGCATTGGAAAACAACTAGCAAGTAGCAAGAATAAACTAGTATTCAGCTTTgaattttttctccaaaaaaaaaaaaaaaaagggtattcaGCTTTGAATTAAGCATGTATAAAACTGCTGTAAAGTAGAGTTAAAAATCACTTCCTGCTTGCTTTATGAACAATTTTTTGATTGAAATTGCTTATTTGGGATTTGTACTATTAGTAAGCAGAgcaaaaaatcaatgaaattatatatatatccctTAGAACTTACATAAAGGTCGGAAACGTCAACAACACTGAATTGAGGGAACAAAAAAGTGTGGATgcataataaattttcaatcaactatggatttcaattaaataatacACAACTTTAAgaaaattcttattattatatGGGATGATGGCCCCATGACTGAAATTTAAGCCCTGTTCTGGTTTAGTTTAGTTTCTAagatttattttgcttaaaaaatgatatggacaaaaagtaaagttgaaccttaaaaaataagtaacggtaaaataaaagtgaaactttaaaaatttattCCACCAACTATAATATATCAtgtctgattttttttcccttttttttcatgTTACTTTATAATAGGAGACGGAGACGGGACCAAATGTATGATAAGatgtaattgaaaaaatataaagtaaaacATTTAGAGTGTGACAAATAATTTATTCAGCTGAAGTCCATTAAGTCAATGTGAAAATCCCATACTTAAACAAAATCTTACCTACCAAAAGCAAATTTGATTCTTAACCATATAAAATAGACATTGATGTTAAATAATCCTGAATGTCTAGGATTTGGACTGTTTAGCAGTCTGGAACGACCATCAAGACCTTTGTTTGTAGCCGAAGCGAGAAATGACTAATGCATGTGAGTGAGTGCACATTGGGTGTGGAGGCCACCTTTTCTTGATTGTGACTATATGTTAGTATTCGGCAATAGCCAGACTACGTGGCTCATGCATGGCTGGAGTTCATTTACAATTTATCTTTGTAAACTATTTTGAAGTGATTGGATTCGTATCTACTATGCTTTTTAATGTGACATTTCAAGAATATTAAGATGCCCCTTACTGCCAAATGCATTCTGATTGAGAATCATTATAACGATTGCAACTTTTGTAACCCCACGCAGACACAGACATATataacaaacacacacatagatgATAGTAAATTGGTTTATTCTACTATTGTGGTAGTAAAGCAATAATTAAGGGAGAAAGAACAGTCTCAGAGGACTTGCTTTGAACTTTTTTTCACAGTTCTTGCAGCATCTGTAACATGTCATTATGGACAATTTAAACCAAGGGTAAATACTAGTACATACTACTATTTATTGCACACTATCATACACGCACATTTAAACTGAAATCGTGATTTCAAGTCACGATTACATTGGAAAAAGTGTGTGTGCTCTTATTGAGAATCATTCCAAGGATTGCAACATTTGTAACCCCACGCAGACAGACATATAACGAACACACAGAGATTATAGCAAATTGGTTTATTCTACTATTGTGGTACTAAGCAATaattgaggaagaaagaacAGTCTTAGAGGACTTGCTTTGAACTTTTTTCTACGGTTCTTGCAGCATCTATAACATGTCATTATGACACTTTGAAAGAAGGGTAAATACACTGCTTATTGCACACAAACAAACGTACACAAACGATTTCAGTACAAAAAGTCTGTGTGTACGTTGGTGTACAATAAGCAATATCACTAGGTTGATTATTGAGTTTACTCAAACTATAGCGATGATGCCAATTAccacaaatgaaaattaaaaaagaaaaagaacaaaaaaagaaacttagTTGAACCTACCCTCGCTGAGATGCTGATTAAGTGTGAATTGGAATCaactttttgttgatttgctAAAAGTTAACAAAAGAACAATCATATCTAGAACCCGTGaagctataaaaaattttacataaacaaattaataagcTAAAAATCTGAAAGTAAAAAGTAATTAATCCAAACACCCttataatatgaatttaaaagGTACGTACCCATCCCCATTTGCATGGAGTCTAGTAAGTTTTTGGCCAAAGGGGAATTTAGTTTAGTGTACCAAAATTCTCAAATGCTTGTTAAGGCATCAATACTCTTACTACTTTTGGGATTTATTTACTAAACAATGCAGTGCATATAATGTCATACCTAAAGCTTTTTACCTTTTAAACCAGTCTAATTGATAAATGGAAGCTGGCAAAGATCAGCTAGAGGTCCCTCTTAAAAGAACCATAGATCTTAAATCACCCATTTTGGCTATCATAATGTTAATCCCACTGTTTAGAAGATTTGTAACAAGTGGACCTTAGATATTCTAAACCAAATATATGACACTGAAAAGGGTTAAATGACCTCATACAGCAACCATGCTATGGTCAATATACAATGGTTACATATAAACTAAATGACGTCTTTGTTGTCATTGCAGACAATATGATAATCATGAACAATGTGCCAACAAATGCCTCCTGTGCAATTCTGTTTTCCATTGCTGATCTTGAAGCCAGCACGACTAGCATTAGAATGGAGTATGACTAGCACGTCAATTAGAAAAGCAACAAATATAAGAATGAAAGAAATGGCTGcagaaagaacaagaagaataaGGCTAGAGAAACCTTTTCCCTCTAGCAGAGAGAAAAAACCAGTAACTTGTAGGGACTTTAGGAACAAGATAAAGAAAGCTCAGATGTAGTTCCAGTTGGATGCAAGAATATCTGATGTCCTCATGCTTAGGttacatacaaaatgaaatgtgGCTTAGGAGTAACAAGGGCTTACTAGAGTATATATAGGCAACAAACACCATAAATGAGAGGTCCATTATTAGAACAAGTTGAAGCAGAATGAGAGGGAAGGCTTAGAAATTCATGGAATGGTCTAGTGTTTGTAAGGCTGATGTAGATGGGACAATGGACTAGCTGGATGGCTAAGAAGACAGTGAAATGAGGGCCACTCgcaatttaattgattttagatCATGCACAAGAAAGAGATGAAACCAAGCATTATCTTTGTGTATGATTATGTATTTTGATTGctattaggataaaatttaggtTAAATTCTTTTAGTGTTATACCTTAAGTTCTCCCAATTGAAGTCAATTATGTGGTAGCATTGACTAATCACTAATGAAttacatgttgaatttaatttttcttagaaAAGATAACGATGCATTGGTCAATATTCCATGCAGTTGATTTTAATTAGAGAACTCAAGGTATATCACCTAAGgaactatacctaagttttgccttTCTGTTATATCCATTTTGCCCAATAATTTTCCACTATGTGTGGTGCTTTAGCTGTGTGGATATCTATGAGCCTTGGTGAGTTTTGTTATATCATTCATTAGTCATTGAGGCTGCCTCAGATCACTTGGGTTTTGTCCTGGTAGCTAGGCTAGTCACTTTGCCACAACCAAATTGTACACATAATTAACAGGGTGGAGGAGGATTATGTGTTTGCTACAGGAAAAGATTTGTGGTCACAAACTATAGAAAAATGGACTTGTAGCTATCAGATTCTTCCATAGTCCTCAACTTGCTTGTAATAAAAGTCAGAAATTTATGAGAACTTGTAAGAAACTAGAATAAATGGACTGGGGTACCACTTCTAGTTCATTGTATTTTGTGCCTTCCATAGTTTTTTTGAGGATAAGATACGCATTTATAGAgatcaagaaataaaaaaagatacgCATTTATAACTCATCTTAAGCCATGACTATTGTGATCGCAGAAACTTCTTGAATTGAGAATAGGCTGCCTGGTTCTGTGGCTCAAGATACTCTTGTCCAATATCTTTGAACAAACATCATTCTTTGCCACCGATTTGATGTCATTCAAGTAGTACTACACTGCATGTGCAACTGCATGGTTCTTGTAATCTCTTGTTCTACAACATGCACAGAAATAAATGTGATTAACCAAGACCATCCATAACCATTGGCCATGACTTCATGAACTTGAGCAGTAATTTGcaaattctatatattaaacTTTGTGTCAtaagatttttcttagcatatTTTGCTTAGAGAAtcttttattaatcaaaagacaataaaaagaaacaaaaagaacataacaGCTAACTAACAGCAAGCATATACTGCTCAAGATTTTAAAACTCTGCAATACTTTAAAAATGAACGCAACCATCAAAccacgcctctctctctctctctctcacacacacattcAGTTGGTTTGAATTAGTGATGAGATTGGTTGAATGTACAAATACAAGTTATGTTCAAcatgttttggtttttggtactcaaataatataatgtAGGATTAAACAACAACAGAGTTACAAAAACCCCTCTTTAAGCCTCTATTATCTGTACCAATTGGGGTAAGGATAGAGAAGGGACAAATCCAAAAGAATTACATCAAAGAGATCATTCACCTAGAAGGTGAGCTGCAGTGTTTACTTTCCCATTAGTCCAGCATAAGGAAACCTTATCAAACTTCTTAGTTAGTTGCAAGACATTTCTCATTGAGGTCTAAAGCTCCCAAGGCAAGCTTGTTGATCTTCTCTCAAGGGACTCTATACACTCTTTAGAGTTAAGACTCCACAATGATCCTCTGGAGTTGTTGATGTTCTGCTAACTCTAGAGCCCACCTGATAGCAAAGGCTTCATCAACAGCAGGGGAGCATAAACGGCGACAAAAACTTCTTGTGAAATTAAAGTTACTTGTGGTGGTCTTAACCATAGTGACGGTTACTTGCTTCACTCCAAGGAAAATTGGATCCATATGCCACCTCACTATGAAGAACATTAAATAGATTGATTTCTAACTATCATTtgtgtttcatttattttcccttttgaaaatagcattttgttTCTCAACTCCCATATTGAGCTAAAATCTATCAGTCATATGGATGAATTGATTTTTAGGAATGCTTTTATCCAAAATACCTAGAGGTGCAATAAAAATCCATCTAAATAATATGGCAATTGGCAAAATAGTCCTGTAACTTTGGGAGAAGGGGTGCCTCCGCACAAAGAGGTCACAGTGACTAGGCTCGGGCAACTGTTATCatcaaaaaggtttttttttaaaaatataatactaattCCATATGAGAATCAAAGTGAAAGACATTCATAGGAAGGTCCCATtctaaaccaaacaaaactGCTTCAGCCATAGGACAGTAGCGGAACAAGTGCAGACACATTTCCTCCCCAGTGCCATGAAGAGGTCAGAGGAGAACACCATCAATACCCCTCTTCTTCAAGCTAGCTCTGGTTGGAAAAATATTCATTACAAATCTCCACAAAAACATTTTAAGCCGTTTGTGTAACTTTGATTTCTAAAAGAGTTTCCATACCTCCATATTATTGATATTGAACCTGTGGCATTGACTGGCCCCATAAGCTGATTTAACTGAAAAAGGCTCCTTTCTTATTCAACACCCAAATTAACTTATCTTCCTAGTAGCTCATAGGAAGAGGTATCCTTCCAGTTGCTTCCACAGATTC encodes:
- the LOC126707511 gene encoding subtilisin-like protease SBT1.6, translated to MASPILLFLFSIFLYSFPHLIQSLTADQTVQTFIIRVDSQSKPSVFPTHYHWYASEFADPPRILHTYDTVFHGFSASLTQSEADTIGKNPSVLAVFEDRRRELHTTRSPQFLGLRNQRGLWSDSDYGSDVIIGLLDTGIWPERRSFSDRNLGPVPSRWKGACQAGEKFTVQNCNRKLIGAKFFSKGHDASASVGGPMVSNGTVEYRSPRDADGHGTHTASTAAGRYVFQANMSGYASGIAKGVAPKARLAVYKVCWKNSGCFDSDILSAFDAAVKDGVDVISISIGGSDGVSSPYYLDPIAIGSYGAVSRGIFVSSSAGNGGPDVMTVTNLAPWLTTVGAGTIDRNFPAVIKLGNGKQFSGVSLYAGAPIHGKMYPLVYPGKSGVLAASLCMENSLDPNVVRGKIVICDRGSSARVAKGLEVKKAGGVGMILANGMSAGEGLVGDAHILPACSIGVNEGDLVKKYLSSTPNPTATIDFQGTLLGIKPAPIVASFSGRGLNGLDPNILKPDLIAPGVNILAAWTDAIGPSGLDSDTRRTEFSILSGTSMACPHVSGAAALLKSAHPNWSPAMIRSALMTTANVLDNRNQPMMDEANGKPSTPYGFGAGHVNLGQAMDPGLVYDITNVDYVNFLCGVGYGLKEIQIITKSVARCPRKKPLAENLNYPSIAAWFSSAKVGAISKNFLRTVTNVGEVNAVYTVKVESPKGVTIVVKPTKLAFTAAVKKLSYVVTVTTDSKNLVLDDSGAVFGSISWSDGVGKHVVRSPIVVTLLTPL